CGGAAAGTCTGTCTAGTGCTTTGTTTTACGCAATTCCAAATATATTAACAGTGCGTTAATATCCGCAGGATTTACACCCCCTATACGGGTAGCTTGGCCGATAGTCAGTGGTTTTACCTGATTTAATTTTTCCCGTGCTTCTTTAGAGAGGGTATCAATTTTGGCATAATCTAAATCCGCAGGTAGCTGGCGGTGTGCTTGACGGGCGGTTTGTTCAATTTGGTTTTGTTGTCTAGCGAGATAGCCAGAATATTTGATGTCAATTTCTGCGCCTTCTCTCTCAGCAGTGGTAAGGCTGGGGTTGCTTAAGCCATATCTATCTAGGTCAACATAATGAAATCCTGGTCGCCGCAGTAAGTCAGCGAGAGTAATAGAACCTTTGATTGCTTGTTGAGTATTAGTGGCGATCGCTTGGCCAATTTCCTCATGTTCTTTGATGCGGGTGGCGTATAACCGTTCTTTCTCCGCAGTAATTTGGGCTTGTTTGTTGGTGAATAATTCCCAACGGCGATCGTCAATTAAGCCAATTTCTCTACCCAAAGGCGTTAAGCGTTGGTCAGCGTTATCAGAACGCAACAGCAAGCGATACTCAGAACGACTAGTCAGCATTCGGTAAGGTTCGCGCAAGTCTTTTGTACATAAGTCATCCATCAGCGTGCCGAGATAACTTTGCTCACGCGGAAACACAATCATTTCTTGACCACGCACAAATCGTGCCGCGTTAATTCCCGCCACAATTCCTTGGGCTGCGGCTTCTTCATAGCCTGTTGTCCCGTTAATCTGCCCAGCACAAAATAACCCGGCAATCTTCTTCGTCATCATTGTGGGATAACACTGTGTAGCTGGTAAATAATCGTACTCCACAGCATAGGCTGGACGCAGCATCACACAATTTTCCAAACCAGGGAGACTCCGCAGCATAAGTAATTGTAGATTTTCTGGCAACCCAGTGGAAAAACCTTGAATATATAATTCGGGAATATCTCGTCCTTCCGGTTCAATAAAAATTTGGTGGCTTTCCTTATCCACAAACCGTACAATCTTATCTTCAATGCTGGGGCAATAACGAGGGCCTTTCGCTTCTACCCAACCACCATAAACAGGGGATAAATGTAAATTTTCTCTGATTAAACGATGGGTTTCGGCTGTGGTACGGGTCATATAACAAGGCATTTGTTCCCGTTCTACCCACGCCTGGGGGTCAAAACTAAACCAGCGAACTTCCACATCTCCCGGCTGGATTTCCATTTTACTGTAGTCCACTGATCGCTTATCTACCCGTGCAGGTGTTCCAGTTTTCAGCCTTCCAGTTTCAAAACCCAAGCGATTTAAAGTTTCTGTCAAACCCTCAGCGGCAAATTCTCCCGCGCGTCCCGCCGCCATTGATTTGTTACCCACCCAAATCTTGCCACCTAAAAAAGTCCCAGTCGTCAAAATTACTGTTTTACATTCAAACGCCACGCCAAAATAAGTTTCCACACCAACGACTTCATCGTTAGCACCCAAAACTAAATCTGTCACCATCCCTTCACGGATAGTCAAATTCTCTTGATTCTCGACAATAGCTTTCATCACAGCAGCATATTCGCGTTTGTCTGTTTGGGCGCGTAATGCCCATACTGCTGGCCCCCGTGAAGAATTGAGGATACGCTTTTGCAAGTATGTGCGATCTGCAACTTTCCCAATTTCCCCCCCAAGTGCATCTATCTCATGGGTTAACTGAGATTTAGCCGGGCCACCCACCGCTGGGTTACAAGGTTGCCAAGCAATTTTATCTAAATTTAGGGTCAATAGCAGAGTCCGACAACCAAGACGAGCAGCGGCCAAAGCGGCTTCGCAACCGGAGTGACCTGCACCGACGACAATGACATCATAAGCGTCTTGGAATTCAATGGAATTGTGCATGGTCATACTTATACAACAGAGAGCTAAAAGCAAAAAAATTTTGGATTTTAGATTTGCAATTTTGGATTGACTGCGCCTATACAGGTAAGCATCTTGGGGATTTTAGGTTGATTCTATCCAGACGGGACAGGCACTTTACCGCAAAACTAATCCAAAATTCAAAACCCAAAATCTAAAATTCAGTATGGTCATTGATATTTTAGCTGATCCAGTGCTTTCAAGGATGCGCCTTGTTAATAAAAAAGCTATCAAAAGAACTAGTCATCTAGTATTAGTGAATTTCTAAAATTTAGAACTTATAATTATTAACTAAGTTGAGATAAACAAATTTAGTTTATTTCAGCCTGAATGTCTCAAATGTGACTAATTTTCTAGTATTTACACATATCATAAGTAGAAAATATATTTATAATTTTCAGAATTTCATGAAATATCTAATTAAAAAAGCGAAATTTATCTTTATTGCTATTTTTATTTGTTTGTCATTGGTAGCTAGTAATAGTATTCAACGTTCTCAAATTGCTACAAATTCTTCATCAACAAATCAATGCTTGGTTTCCGCAGTAACTGGCTGTACTGCTAATGCCCAAGAACCAAGTATTCCTAGCCAGCCCGTAACTGAGGAAGAGCGTTTTGTTGCTGGAATTATGCCAAAGTTAAAAGTAATGCCTATACCTGGAACGTTTGAATATACTTTATTACGTTCTTATGGTGCTGCATTTATTAATCCAGCAAATGATGTGAAATTGCCGCCAAAATTGATTTTTGATAATGAAGAAGATACGCAAGCATTCCAATCGCAACTGACATTAGAAAAAGTTGTTGGCACAAATGAATGTTATTTGCAAAAATCAGCAGCAGATGCTTTAAATAAAGCCAGATTACAATTTAATATTCCCTTAAAATCAGGTTATGGCGCTAGTGATTGTATGCGTAGCTTTGCCACAAATTTAAGGTTTTGGCATAAATATGCTAATAATAAAACTTTAGAAAAAGTCAAAGAAGGTAAAGAAACTGCAATTTTGGGGTTAGTTGCACCGCCAGGAACATCACAGCATCTTTGGGGATTAGCGATTGATTTAGGTGTATCGAATCCAAAACAAAGACAAATTCTGAATCAACATGGTTGGTTTCAAACCGTGGTCAAAGATGTACCACACTGGACTTATCTTGGTGTATCAGCAGAAGATTTACCTAAATTAGGTTTTAAAAATCAAGTGATTCAAGGAATTACTTATTGGCTAACACCTCTGGCGTAAATCTCGGACTTATGGGAGAAGTCGGGGAACTGAGCAAGCGCGATTTTGACTTAATATCAATAAGTTTTTCGTAATACTGCTTCTATTGAACCTAACTTATGAAACATTTCAATTAATTGATGTGATTTGCTTTGACGCTGCTCTAGCATGATTTTTAATGGTATTAATAATTGAGCATCTGAGTCATTATGGAGAGAGACTTCAGCAGCTTTTAAAACTTTTTTGGCATTAGCAAAAATATCTTCGTTATCAAAGCCTTCTTTAGCGGAAAGCTGGTGTAAAGCTGCATCGGGTGTAGTAACTCTACCGTGTAAAGTTTCATCTAATATCAAACCTTTTAATAATGCTAATAACGCCGCATAAATATTAAAATCATCGCAACTATCAAAAGCTTTAAATTCAATGCGTCCGATTTCTGCGGGAATGCGGGCGACTTTGGTTAATGAAGGGATACTTGTAATTAATTCTTCTGGCTTCTCGACAAAAACTAAAGTCGCTGAACGTTTACCTGTTCTAATAAAAGTTCTCACAGAAAGTCCTTCCCATAAACTCCCATTGTAAAAAGGAGAGCTATAAGTAAACGGGACAATATAGGGACTGTAATAAGTTAACTTTTTGCCAATATCAATTAAACGGTCAGTAGACATATTTGCTACAGATATATTCAAATCTGGCCCGTAGCTAACCATATAAATATTAGCTGTTTGTTCATCAGGATAAGCTTGTAGTTGTTTGATTTCAAAATCGTTTAATGGAGGTTGCGGTTCAAAAACAGTTTTATAGGGGTTATAACTCGCTAAAACTGGCATGTATCCAAAACTCTTGGCTACTTCCCGCAGTAAATGAAAACTTTGTGATAATTCATTAACTGCATCTTGAATATTAGTATGTATGGTTGTTCTAATTTCGATACCTTTAGCTGAACAATCAATTGGTTGCTCAGAGTCAGCAAATCTTTCAAACCCTTCAATATACCATCTTTTCTTTTTAATCCCAGCATCACCTACACGCAGTTGAGGATAGTCGTTGGGATAGATAGGCAATTTTTCTACAATTTGAGCAAAATCTGCAAATTTAGTGTGGCTAAAATCTGCAAACTTTCCTTCTTGGTTCAAAAATGCAACTTCATGTTCAATACCAAAATAAAACATAGCTTACACCTGGAAGAAGTTTAATTAGAAAAAATTCTCAATATTTTTTAATAGTATTTTAACTTGCAGCGTGATCGGGAAGCGATCGCTTATAGCTTGTAGTTAGGAAAATAGCAAATCTTAAAAGCCTGTTAGTTAAAGGCACAATCAGTTACCTTCAAGGGTAGCCTAGTATTCACCAAGAGATGTTTGAGGCATAAGTGTATGACTAGTTTTGTGAAATCCCCATACAGTAGCGAACAAATTGCTGCTTGGTTAAGTGGAC
This window of the Nostoc sp. HK-01 genome carries:
- a CDS encoding tRNA uridine 5-carboxymethylaminomethyl modification enzyme GidA, yielding MTMHNSIEFQDAYDVIVVGAGHSGCEAALAAARLGCRTLLLTLNLDKIAWQPCNPAVGGPAKSQLTHEIDALGGEIGKVADRTYLQKRILNSSRGPAVWALRAQTDKREYAAVMKAIVENQENLTIREGMVTDLVLGANDEVVGVETYFGVAFECKTVILTTGTFLGGKIWVGNKSMAAGRAGEFAAEGLTETLNRLGFETGRLKTGTPARVDKRSVDYSKMEIQPGDVEVRWFSFDPQAWVEREQMPCYMTRTTAETHRLIRENLHLSPVYGGWVEAKGPRYCPSIEDKIVRFVDKESHQIFIEPEGRDIPELYIQGFSTGLPENLQLLMLRSLPGLENCVMLRPAYAVEYDYLPATQCYPTMMTKKIAGLFCAGQINGTTGYEEAAAQGIVAGINAARFVRGQEMIVFPREQSYLGTLMDDLCTKDLREPYRMLTSRSEYRLLLRSDNADQRLTPLGREIGLIDDRRWELFTNKQAQITAEKERLYATRIKEHEEIGQAIATNTQQAIKGSITLADLLRRPGFHYVDLDRYGLSNPSLTTAEREGAEIDIKYSGYLARQQNQIEQTARQAHRQLPADLDYAKIDTLSKEAREKLNQVKPLTIGQATRIGGVNPADINALLIYLELRKTKH